CTGCAGCTCAGGCGACGACCGCGCCAACTGGCGCAGAATGTCGTAAAGTTCCTCGTGACGCAGCTCTTGCGGCCTTTCAGGCGCCACCCTCACCCGCGGGTGCACATCCCACAGGTGACGCTGGTCGAACGCTGCCTCCTGACCTCGGCTTGGTGAGGCGCTCAAGAACAGAGCGGCGCCCACGAGCGCCAGCACCACTCTGGTGCGTGCGGGAGCCATTGGCGAGTGCGTTCCGTTCACAGGTTCCCTCCTTCGTGCGTGGTACGACCGTTCCTTGCAAGGCTCACTTATGCAGCAACAGGAGCGCCGGCTTGATATGCCTTCTTTGTGGCGGGCTTGCGCGCCAACACCAGCATCTCAAAGTCGTCGAGGCGCACCGGCCGAGGTTCGAAATTCCCGGCGAGCGAACCCCAGATCTCCACCACCTCGAAGCCAGCAATCTCCAACAGCAACTTGATCTCCGGACAGGTGTAATATCGGTTTGAACAGGCAATGCTGAACTCCCTGCCCTGCTCGTCCACTCCCCGCTCGGTCCAGTAGCCGACGCACTTCTCCACATCCAGGTGCTCGTCACCTTCTGGATGCCGGAAGGCAAAGGCCGCATGGAGCACGTTGAGGAGGAAACGCCCGCCCGGACGCAAGGCGCGATGCACCTCGGCCAACACCTGGCGATTGT
This region of Calditrichota bacterium genomic DNA includes:
- a CDS encoding methyltransferase domain-containing protein — encoded protein: MTSWYRELFERLGVRYLDYRFTQGTKQEVDFLVEQLRLQPHERILDLACGAGRHSIELARRGFRLVGVDLSARMLQVAQACARQGDAHVHFVRADARALPFAGSFDAAFSLCEGAFGILESDEDNRQVLAEVHRALRPGGRFLLNVLHAAFAFRHPEGDEHLDVEKCVGYWTERGVDEQGREFSIACSNRYYTCPEIKLLLEIAGFEVVEIWGSLAGNFEPRPVRLDDFEMLVLARKPATKKAYQAGAPVAA